One stretch of Anas acuta chromosome W, bAnaAcu1.1, whole genome shotgun sequence DNA includes these proteins:
- the LOC137847286 gene encoding adenosine 5'-monophosphoramidase HINT1-like — protein sequence MADGIVRAQAAWPGGGAAAAFGEVACKGKEVPANVLREDERSWTRSALRSVIVRLRLQCFFLVLPEKVVVRLCEAEDSGGPLLGRFVVVGKKCAANLDLTNGFRMAVNAHPRALQTIAAE from the exons ATGGCCGACGGGATTGTTAGGGCGCAGGCCGCCTGGCCCGGTGGCGGCGCTGCCGCTGCTTTCGGAGAGGTCGCCTGCAAGGGCAAGGAGGTCCCCGCCAACGTTCTCCGTGAGGATGAGCGGTCGTGGACGAGGAG TGCCTTGCGTTCCGTGATAGTTCGCCTCAGGCTCCAGTGTTTTTTCCTAGTCCTTCCTGAGAAGGTAGTTGTCCGGTTATGTGAAGCAGAAGATTCTGGCGGACCC cttcttgggCGTTTCGTGGTTGTTGGCAAGAAGTGTGCTGCTAACCTGGACCTGACCAATGGATTCCGGATGGCTGTGAATGCCCACCCTCGGGCCCTTCAGACTATCGCCGCCGAATAG